A stretch of the Erpetoichthys calabaricus chromosome 3, fErpCal1.3, whole genome shotgun sequence genome encodes the following:
- the zgc:153675 gene encoding transmembrane protein 263 isoform X1, whose product MVKAVGSEMHRGTSFQETEPENQTQEPEGGGKEHPVSEPGMIWKVTGGIFSVTKGVVGATVGGVAWLGGKGLEMTKSAVTSVPAAGVGLVKGGVSAVAGGVSTVGSTVASKVTFKAKRKDKAE is encoded by the exons gctgtCGGCTCTGAAATGCATAGAGGAACCAGCTTCCAAGAAACAGAGCCTGAAAATCAGACTCAAGAACCAGAAG GTGGCGGGAAGGAACATCCAGTGTCAGAGCCTGGCATGATCTGGAAGGTGACCGGTGGCATCTTCAGCGTCACCAAGGGAGTGGTGGGAGCCACAGTAGGCGGCGTGGCCTGGCTGGGAGGAAAGGGCTTGGAAATGACCAAATCTGCAGTGACGAGTGTGCCAGCTGCCGGCGTGGGCTTAGTGAAGGGCGGCGTATCTGCAGTGGCGGGTGGCGTGAGCACCGTAGGGTCAACGGTGGCCAGCAAAGTAACTTTTAAAGCAAAGAGGAAGGATAAAGCGGAATGA
- the zgc:153675 gene encoding transmembrane protein 263 isoform X2, translating to MHRGTSFQETEPENQTQEPEGGGKEHPVSEPGMIWKVTGGIFSVTKGVVGATVGGVAWLGGKGLEMTKSAVTSVPAAGVGLVKGGVSAVAGGVSTVGSTVASKVTFKAKRKDKAE from the exons ATGCATAGAGGAACCAGCTTCCAAGAAACAGAGCCTGAAAATCAGACTCAAGAACCAGAAG GTGGCGGGAAGGAACATCCAGTGTCAGAGCCTGGCATGATCTGGAAGGTGACCGGTGGCATCTTCAGCGTCACCAAGGGAGTGGTGGGAGCCACAGTAGGCGGCGTGGCCTGGCTGGGAGGAAAGGGCTTGGAAATGACCAAATCTGCAGTGACGAGTGTGCCAGCTGCCGGCGTGGGCTTAGTGAAGGGCGGCGTATCTGCAGTGGCGGGTGGCGTGAGCACCGTAGGGTCAACGGTGGCCAGCAAAGTAACTTTTAAAGCAAAGAGGAAGGATAAAGCGGAATGA